From the Chloroflexota bacterium genome, one window contains:
- a CDS encoding flagellin produces TGTVATVNVSGAQAGTTFTMTASGTTGVTMTASIGGSTVSQTVLLSAMTASGSQTLNFNTLGVSINLNGGGANGTVANLVSSLTGATDDTIVTNAASAAAAFQVGANANQTVSVSIDSSLTTATNAGATGAFGAGGGFANLSIAVTTFASSSNTTNAQALIQSLDDAIADVSANRSALGAVQNRLEHTIENLATMSENLTASESRIRDADMAAEMVQFTRNNILSQAGTSILAQANQLPQGVLSLLR; encoded by the coding sequence CACCGGCACCGTCGCGACGGTCAACGTCTCCGGCGCGCAGGCTGGCACGACCTTCACGATGACCGCCTCTGGCACGACGGGCGTCACGATGACGGCCTCCATCGGCGGCTCGACGGTCTCGCAGACGGTCCTGCTCTCGGCGATGACGGCGTCTGGCTCGCAGACGCTGAACTTCAACACCCTCGGCGTCAGCATCAACCTGAACGGTGGCGGCGCGAACGGTACGGTCGCCAACCTCGTGAGCTCGCTCACGGGGGCGACGGACGACACCATCGTCACCAACGCGGCCTCGGCGGCGGCGGCCTTCCAGGTCGGCGCGAACGCCAACCAGACCGTCTCGGTCTCGATCGACAGCTCGCTGACGACGGCCACCAACGCGGGTGCGACGGGCGCCTTCGGCGCGGGCGGCGGCTTCGCCAACCTGAGCATCGCGGTCACGACGTTCGCCTCGTCCTCGAACACGACGAACGCCCAGGCCCTGATCCAGTCGCTCGACGATGCCATCGCCGACGTGTCGGCCAACCGGTCGGCCCTCGGCGCGGTCCAGAACCGCCTCGAGCACACCATCGAGAACCTGGCGACGATGAGCGAGAACCTGACGGCATCCGAGAGCCGCATCCGCGACGCGGACATGGCTGCCGAGATGGTGCAGTTCACGCGGAACAACATCCTCTCGCAGGCGGGCACCTCGATCTTGGCGCAGGCCAACCAGCTCCCGCAGGGCGTGCTGTCCCTGCTCCGCTAG